In Chloroflexota bacterium, one DNA window encodes the following:
- a CDS encoding peptide ABC transporter substrate-binding protein, with product MALALLLLVSCGSPATPTGTPAATAPVQIVPIVATPAATATATRAPRPNLVRANLPGDVTTLDPAIASDPSSLAVIEQVFVPLVRLDEVTNEPRPGIATTWTISADGKTITFKLRGDVPWVKYDAAKQQIVQAQSCPDKNKQTKARLVTAKDFEYGILRALKPATASPFAPLLAPYLDGASAYLNAETADTTKVGVKALDDATLEIKLREPIAFASVLLGLSATSATPRWLIDGDACTPRVGDKWSDLANLQTYGPFVVKTWTRGANLTLTKNAFWFGDATTPAPALEQVTFTFLDDAAVMNRFERGELDAATVPSAEFERVKSDATLAKLLTTSPNQCTYYFGFNTRAQVVNDARVRRALSLALDRKTLVENGVKNGQTPAGWFTLPGINGASKADANLGVKFDATEAKRVLGDYLTEKNLSAENLDLTLAYNTMPGNQKIAHAAQEMWKNNLGITVKLAAQEWDALNKAIKSKNAPQVWRFGWCMEYPDAHNFMRDVVAAGGSVNPTSGNAPAGGLNWRNERYEDAIKRAAIEKDNAKRVELYAQAEKILVNEDAVLLPVYWYARGVVTQPWVKRTFAFNGRERYERWQILP from the coding sequence TTGGCGCTTGCTTTACTGTTACTCGTCTCGTGCGGTTCGCCCGCCACGCCAACCGGCACGCCCGCGGCGACAGCGCCAGTCCAAATCGTTCCAATCGTTGCGACGCCCGCCGCAACCGCCACAGCTACGCGCGCGCCGCGACCCAACCTCGTCCGCGCGAATCTGCCCGGTGATGTCACGACGCTCGATCCCGCCATCGCGTCGGATCCCAGTTCGCTCGCGGTGATTGAGCAGGTTTTCGTCCCGCTCGTGCGTTTGGATGAAGTGACGAACGAACCGCGTCCCGGCATTGCGACGACGTGGACGATTTCGGCGGATGGCAAGACGATCACGTTCAAACTGCGTGGCGACGTGCCCTGGGTCAAGTACGACGCGGCGAAACAACAAATCGTACAAGCGCAATCGTGCCCAGACAAGAACAAACAGACCAAAGCACGCCTGGTCACGGCGAAGGATTTCGAGTACGGCATTTTGCGCGCGCTCAAGCCGGCGACGGCTTCGCCGTTCGCGCCGTTGCTCGCCCCGTACCTCGATGGCGCGAGCGCCTACCTGAACGCGGAAACGGCAGACACGACCAAGGTCGGCGTCAAGGCGTTGGACGATGCGACGTTGGAAATCAAACTGCGCGAGCCGATCGCGTTCGCGTCCGTGTTGTTGGGTTTATCGGCGACGAGCGCGACGCCGCGTTGGTTGATTGACGGCGACGCGTGCACCCCGCGCGTGGGCGACAAGTGGAGCGACCTGGCGAACCTGCAAACGTACGGTCCGTTCGTCGTCAAGACATGGACGCGCGGCGCGAATTTGACGCTTACCAAAAACGCATTTTGGTTCGGCGACGCGACGACGCCCGCACCGGCACTGGAACAAGTCACGTTCACGTTCTTGGATGACGCGGCAGTGATGAATCGCTTTGAACGCGGCGAGCTGGACGCGGCGACCGTGCCGAGCGCCGAGTTCGAACGCGTCAAGTCCGACGCAACTCTAGCCAAGTTGTTGACGACCTCGCCGAATCAATGCACGTACTATTTCGGATTCAACACGCGCGCGCAAGTCGTGAACGACGCGCGCGTGCGCCGCGCCTTGTCGCTCGCGCTCGATCGTAAGACGCTTGTCGAAAATGGCGTGAAGAATGGACAGACGCCGGCGGGGTGGTTCACGTTGCCGGGCATCAATGGCGCATCCAAAGCGGATGCGAACCTCGGCGTCAAGTTTGACGCGACAGAAGCCAAGCGCGTGTTGGGTGACTATCTCACAGAAAAGAATCTCTCCGCCGAAAATCTCGACCTCACCTTGGCGTACAACACCATGCCCGGCAATCAGAAAATCGCGCACGCCGCGCAGGAAATGTGGAAGAACAACCTGGGTATCACGGTCAAACTCGCTGCGCAAGAGTGGGACGCGTTGAACAAAGCGATCAAAAGCAAGAACGCGCCGCAGGTCTGGCGCTTTGGTTGGTGCATGGAATATCCGGACGCGCACAACTTTATGCGCGATGTGGTCGCGGCGGGCGGCTCGGTGAATCCCACGAGCGGCAACGCGCCAGCCGGCGGTTTGAACTGGCGCAATGAGCGGTACGAAGATGCGATCAAGCGCGCCGCAATCGAAAAAGACAACGCCAAGCGCGTCGAGTTGTACGCACAAGCCGAAAAAATCTTGGTTAACGAAGATGCAGTACTATTGCCCGTCTACTGGTACGCGCGCGGCGTTGTCACGCAACCGTGGGTCAAACGCACCTTTGCATTCAACGGGCGCGAACGGTACGAGCGTTGGCAGATTTTGCCGTAG
- a CDS encoding ABC transporter permease, whose amino-acid sequence MAFRTPNDESRFAAENASRGPSRSFWQDTWQRFRRDRLAIAGGLVFLLLCLISLAAPLVSQYVTGYDPDKNNLSEQWKPPTAKHWFGTDEYGRDYFTRIVWAGRVSLSIGFFVAIASVVIGVTLGLIAGYFGGWIDDLLQAVVNVIAAIPFLPLLIIIGSMIRLDALGMAFLLSVLGWTGELRLVRGQVLSVKQRDYVLAARAVGARNGRIMAQHLLPNVFSIVLVILGFDIVGAILTESSLSFLGFGVAPPTATWGNMLTNSLSYYTRAPWLVVFPGIAISLTVLSVYLLADGLRDAMDPRLRR is encoded by the coding sequence ATGGCATTCCGTACCCCGAATGATGAATCCCGTTTCGCCGCCGAGAACGCCTCGCGCGGACCCAGCCGTAGTTTTTGGCAGGACACGTGGCAACGCTTTCGCCGCGATCGGCTTGCGATTGCGGGTGGTCTGGTCTTTTTGTTGCTCTGTTTGATTTCGCTGGCAGCGCCGCTCGTCTCGCAGTACGTTACCGGGTATGATCCCGACAAGAATAATTTGAGCGAGCAGTGGAAACCCCCGACTGCCAAGCATTGGTTTGGCACCGACGAGTACGGACGCGATTATTTCACGCGCATTGTGTGGGCGGGACGCGTATCGTTGAGCATCGGCTTTTTCGTCGCGATTGCGAGCGTCGTGATTGGCGTCACGCTGGGTTTGATCGCCGGCTACTTTGGCGGTTGGATTGACGACTTGCTCCAAGCCGTCGTCAATGTCATCGCGGCAATTCCGTTTCTGCCGCTCCTCATCATCATCGGCTCGATGATTCGCTTGGACGCGCTGGGGATGGCGTTCTTGTTATCCGTGCTCGGCTGGACCGGCGAACTGCGTCTCGTGCGCGGGCAAGTGCTCTCGGTCAAGCAACGCGATTACGTGCTTGCCGCACGCGCCGTCGGCGCGCGCAACGGACGCATCATGGCGCAGCATCTCTTGCCGAACGTTTTTTCGATTGTGCTTGTCATCCTGGGTTTCGACATTGTCGGCGCGATTCTCACCGAATCGTCGCTGTCGTTCCTGGGTTTCGGCGTCGCGCCACCGACCGCAACCTGGGGCAATATGTTGACCAACTCCCTGTCGTACTATACGCGCGCACCCTGGCTCGTCGTTTTTCCAGGGATCGCGATTTCGCTCACCGTGCTGTCCGTTTATTTGCTCGCCGATGGATTGCGCGACGCGATGGATCCGCGTTTGCGGCGCTGA
- a CDS encoding extracellular solute-binding protein, with translation MPKPAGGGKLEMFSWWTAGGEADGLNGMFAAYKKQYPSVEIVNATVAGGAGTNAKAVMTTRLFGGDPPDSFQVHAGLEVATYTPDKYLQPLDDIFASEGWDKVFPKDLLTLLKYQDHYWSVPVNIHRANVMWYSKKVFTDNKLEAPKTFDDFFKVADALKAKGIVPFVMGDKEGWESGHVFETVLIGTLGADGYRGLWTGKTAWTDPKVTEALNNYKKMLSYTNTDHAALTWDGAGEYLLNGKGGMQIMGDWQDGWFTSKKFTDYGWAPAPGNSGIFDALSDSFAMPKGVKNTDNAKNWIKVAGSKAGQEAFNPKKGSICARTDCDQSLFNAYLQSAGKDWQSNALVPSVVHGAAAFEKWATAYKDTMALFVTSGDVAKTQAALAQNCKDAGVCK, from the coding sequence ATGCCCAAGCCGGCTGGTGGCGGCAAGCTCGAAATGTTCTCGTGGTGGACTGCCGGTGGTGAAGCCGACGGCTTGAATGGCATGTTCGCCGCGTACAAGAAACAATATCCCAGTGTCGAGATCGTCAACGCGACCGTCGCCGGCGGCGCGGGCACGAACGCCAAAGCGGTGATGACGACGCGTCTGTTCGGCGGCGATCCGCCGGATTCGTTCCAAGTTCACGCCGGCCTCGAAGTCGCAACCTACACTCCCGACAAATACCTTCAACCATTGGACGACATCTTTGCATCCGAGGGCTGGGACAAGGTCTTTCCGAAAGACCTCTTGACCTTGCTCAAATACCAGGATCACTATTGGTCGGTGCCGGTGAACATTCACCGCGCGAATGTCATGTGGTACAGCAAAAAAGTTTTCACCGACAACAAACTCGAAGCGCCCAAGACGTTTGACGATTTCTTCAAGGTCGCCGACGCGCTCAAAGCCAAAGGCATCGTCCCATTCGTGATGGGCGACAAAGAGGGCTGGGAATCCGGTCACGTCTTTGAGACCGTCTTGATCGGCACGCTCGGCGCGGATGGCTATCGCGGTCTGTGGACGGGCAAGACCGCGTGGACCGATCCCAAAGTCACCGAAGCATTGAACAATTACAAAAAGATGCTGTCCTACACCAACACCGATCACGCCGCGCTGACCTGGGATGGCGCGGGTGAGTACTTGCTCAATGGCAAGGGCGGCATGCAAATCATGGGTGACTGGCAAGACGGCTGGTTCACCTCCAAGAAATTCACGGATTATGGCTGGGCGCCCGCTCCCGGCAACAGCGGTATCTTCGACGCACTGTCTGACTCGTTCGCGATGCCCAAGGGTGTGAAGAATACCGACAACGCCAAGAACTGGATCAAGGTCGCCGGTTCGAAAGCCGGTCAGGAAGCCTTCAATCCCAAGAAGGGTTCGATCTGCGCGCGCACCGACTGCGATCAATCCTTGTTCAACGCGTATCTCCAATCCGCCGGTAAGGATTGGCAATCGAACGCCCTGGTGCCGAGCGTTGTGCATGGCGCTGCCGCATTCGAAAAATGGGCAACCGCGTACAAGGACACGATGGCATTGTTCGTGACCAGCGGCGATGTTGCCAAGACGCAAGCCGCGTTGGCGCAAAACTGCAAAGACGCCGGCGTCTGCAAATAG
- a CDS encoding ROK family transcriptional regulator has product MNNQLRLPKTGDQMLVRRLNTAIILDCLRLNAPLSRAAISSRTGLNRSTVSSIVSALVRDGLVRETEFQKDKLGRPGLLLELSPDGACAIGVQLGVDFISIMLADFVAKPIWRKRVAIDSTLKQSAIIKRAGDLIQEALAQARRRKSRPLGIGVGVPGLVNLQQGTIAFAPNLGWSEVPFREIFVKRFGMPVFVENDANASALGEYYFGIARQVNDFIFLTADVGIGAGVILGGKLFRGNRGYAGEVGHMSFDPNGEICGCGRRGCWESLVSPRVVIRRIRTALRSNGKRSAIRELVDNRLDDITFDVVLQAANANDPLARATLEEVAQWLGVGIANLVNAFNPELIVLGGALARASNILTPIIETTVRENALKQPHESLKIETSVFGSEACVIGAAAIVLDEILRYPFP; this is encoded by the coding sequence GTGAATAACCAACTCCGTCTTCCTAAAACCGGCGACCAGATGCTGGTGCGGCGTTTGAACACCGCCATTATTTTGGATTGCTTGCGACTGAATGCTCCTCTCTCCCGTGCGGCGATTTCGAGTCGCACCGGCTTGAATCGCAGCACGGTCTCAAGCATCGTCAGCGCGCTCGTCCGCGATGGGTTGGTGCGCGAAACCGAATTTCAGAAAGACAAACTCGGTCGCCCGGGCTTGTTGCTCGAACTCAGTCCGGATGGCGCGTGCGCGATTGGCGTACAACTGGGCGTGGATTTCATCTCGATCATGCTTGCCGATTTTGTCGCCAAGCCCATCTGGCGCAAACGAGTTGCGATAGACTCAACGCTCAAGCAATCGGCGATTATCAAACGCGCGGGCGACCTGATTCAAGAGGCGCTCGCGCAAGCGCGGCGGCGCAAATCGCGCCCGCTGGGTATCGGCGTCGGCGTGCCCGGCTTGGTCAATCTGCAACAGGGCACGATCGCGTTCGCGCCAAACCTGGGATGGTCCGAGGTGCCCTTTCGCGAGATCTTTGTCAAACGCTTCGGGATGCCCGTCTTTGTCGAAAACGACGCCAACGCGTCGGCGCTCGGCGAGTACTATTTCGGCATCGCGCGCCAGGTCAACGATTTTATTTTTTTGACCGCGGATGTGGGCATCGGCGCGGGTGTGATCCTGGGCGGCAAATTGTTTCGCGGCAACCGCGGCTACGCCGGCGAAGTCGGACACATGTCGTTCGACCCGAACGGCGAAATCTGCGGCTGTGGCAGACGCGGGTGCTGGGAATCACTCGTTAGTCCGCGCGTGGTGATTCGCCGCATTCGCACGGCGTTGCGGAGCAACGGCAAGCGCAGCGCGATCCGCGAACTGGTGGACAACCGGTTGGACGATATTACTTTCGACGTTGTGTTGCAAGCCGCCAATGCCAACGATCCGCTCGCGCGCGCCACGTTGGAAGAGGTCGCGCAATGGTTGGGAGTTGGCATTGCGAATCTCGTCAACGCGTTCAATCCCGAATTGATCGTGCTGGGTGGCGCGCTCGCGCGGGCAAGTAACATCCTCACCCCGATCATCGAAACGACGGTGCGCGAGAACGCGCTCAAGCAACCGCACGAATCGCTCAAAATCGAAACCTCGGTATTCGGCTCGGAGGCGTGTGTGATTGGCGCGGCGGCGATAGTACTCGATGAGATATTGCGATACCCTTTTCCGTAG
- a CDS encoding ABC transporter permease, translating to MTRYLVRRILQTIPVLFVISIIQFGLINAAPGGPIKQYSLDPNISAEDIARLEHELGLDQPLPIQYLRWMGNFLQGNLGYSYFSHRPVIEEVMGRLPVTIELSLAATLISYLIGIPLGVYAGLHRGGRIDHVIRFFTSLLNAVPHWWLGLLILIALANIRVATGIQLLPMGRAGTLGREGFDLLDSLWHLVLPALMLGTGGWVGFGRYMRSETLEVLGQDYVRTAQAKGLAPRVVVWRHVLRNALIPVVTISGGLLVGLLSGSVIYENIFSWPGMGRLLFDATLKKDYPISIGVAYVYTILAVFGRLIADLAYGWVDPRIRYD from the coding sequence ATGACGCGTTATTTGGTTCGGCGCATTCTCCAAACGATTCCGGTCTTGTTCGTAATCTCGATCATTCAATTCGGTCTGATCAACGCCGCACCCGGCGGTCCGATCAAACAATATTCGCTCGATCCGAACATCAGCGCGGAAGACATTGCGCGGTTGGAACATGAATTGGGTTTGGATCAGCCCTTGCCGATTCAGTACTTGCGGTGGATGGGGAATTTTTTGCAGGGGAACCTAGGTTACTCGTATTTTTCACATCGCCCAGTCATCGAGGAGGTGATGGGGCGTCTGCCGGTCACGATTGAACTCAGTCTCGCCGCGACGCTGATCAGTTATCTCATCGGCATTCCGCTCGGCGTGTACGCCGGTTTGCATCGCGGCGGCAGAATTGATCATGTGATTCGCTTTTTTACTTCCCTTCTCAATGCCGTGCCGCATTGGTGGTTGGGTCTGCTCATTCTCATCGCGCTGGCGAACATCCGGGTGGCAACCGGCATTCAACTCTTACCGATGGGTCGCGCTGGCACACTCGGCAGAGAAGGATTCGACCTACTCGATTCCTTGTGGCATTTGGTTCTACCCGCGCTGATGCTCGGCACCGGCGGCTGGGTCGGCTTCGGTCGCTACATGCGTTCCGAGACGCTCGAAGTGCTGGGACAGGATTATGTCCGCACCGCGCAAGCCAAAGGTCTCGCGCCGCGCGTAGTCGTGTGGCGACACGTGTTGCGTAACGCGCTCATCCCGGTCGTGACGATCTCCGGTGGTTTGCTCGTCGGTTTACTGAGCGGCTCGGTCATTTACGAAAATATTTTTTCGTGGCCCGGCATGGGGCGTTTGTTGTTCGATGCGACGCTCAAAAAAGATTATCCGATTAGCATCGGCGTCGCGTACGTGTACACGATCCTGGCAGTGTTCGGACGCTTGATTGCCGATCTCGCGTACGGGTGGGTTGACCCGCGCATACGATACGATTGA
- a CDS encoding c-type cytochrome codes for MRTQIFIGFVAALVLVTTLGAYMFYEPYRQDRARADLLAAQIRQGQVVFAQNCAVCHGGAGEGLGATLPLDNPGLRAMEYDTLYKTIARGRYNTAMPAWGVADGGALNDASIEAVIALIQHGDWNGTRLVVADLGLTPRVPVSVTIPAETLKLIAALPDGTRLSNAAQLYAANCVACHGANGKGTTLAPALNDPQVRTDRTADQLTKTVTLGSPATLMAGWNQRLKPEQIADLVLLIQRWDTLPANAIPEPPARPIVVTQKILDTGKTLFTQNCSWCHGAEGQGTRRAPALNVQNFFQKVTSDAAMVQIVTNGVPNTAMPAWGTRLGASEIEAVVAYVRQWQATAPAVAAPQTTGGGGPPWMRNNAATNPQPVAPGQAGQTQSAARAPMDWRQILLLGVPGILLMIALVWSSWALWTLRQSR; via the coding sequence ATGCGAACACAAATTTTCATCGGCTTTGTCGCCGCGCTCGTGCTCGTCACAACGCTCGGCGCGTACATGTTCTACGAACCGTACCGTCAAGACCGCGCCCGCGCGGATTTGCTTGCCGCGCAAATTCGCCAAGGGCAAGTCGTGTTCGCGCAAAATTGCGCGGTCTGTCACGGCGGCGCGGGCGAAGGATTGGGCGCAACGCTTCCGCTCGACAATCCTGGGTTGCGCGCGATGGAGTACGACACGCTCTACAAAACGATTGCGCGCGGGCGGTACAACACCGCAATGCCGGCGTGGGGCGTCGCCGATGGCGGCGCGCTCAACGATGCATCTATCGAGGCGGTGATCGCGTTGATTCAACACGGCGATTGGAATGGGACGCGCCTCGTCGTCGCCGACCTGGGATTGACGCCGCGCGTACCGGTCAGTGTGACGATTCCGGCGGAGACGCTGAAACTCATCGCGGCATTGCCGGATGGAACGCGCTTGTCGAACGCGGCGCAACTCTACGCGGCGAACTGTGTGGCGTGTCACGGCGCGAATGGTAAAGGTACCACGCTCGCGCCCGCGCTCAACGATCCACAAGTCCGCACCGACCGCACCGCCGATCAACTCACAAAAACAGTCACGCTCGGCTCGCCCGCGACATTGATGGCAGGTTGGAATCAACGTTTGAAACCCGAACAAATCGCCGACCTGGTTTTACTGATTCAACGCTGGGACACATTGCCGGCGAACGCGATTCCCGAACCGCCAGCACGACCGATCGTGGTCACGCAGAAAATACTCGATACCGGCAAAACGCTGTTCACCCAAAACTGTTCGTGGTGTCACGGGGCGGAAGGACAAGGTACGCGTCGCGCGCCCGCACTCAACGTGCAAAACTTTTTCCAAAAAGTGACGAGCGACGCGGCGATGGTTCAAATCGTGACGAACGGCGTGCCGAACACGGCGATGCCGGCATGGGGCACGCGCTTGGGCGCATCGGAGATCGAAGCAGTCGTCGCGTACGTGCGCCAGTGGCAAGCAACCGCGCCAGCCGTCGCCGCGCCGCAAACGACCGGCGGCGGTGGACCGCCGTGGATGCGGAACAATGCCGCGACGAATCCGCAACCGGTCGCGCCGGGTCAAGCGGGGCAAACGCAATCTGCCGCGCGCGCGCCGATGGATTGGCGACAAATTCTTCTCCTGGGTGTCCCAGGCATCCTGTTGATGATCGCGCTCGTGTGGTCGAGTTGGGCGCTGTGGACGTTGCGGCAAAGTCGTTGA
- a CDS encoding lamin tail domain-containing protein — protein MRTRTLPRWTVRQALFVLVAGIVLGIAGSTPSETQALSTNIVISQVYGGGGGSGYYLYDYVELFNLGTSAASLTGWSLQYGSATGNFGSSSSNIYAFPAGTTIQPGRYLLVQLGSAGSSGANLPVTPDLITTNLSMSQASGKVALASITSALGCGATATPCALPNANIVDLVSYGAANNAEGGATINNNTALTNQQGGVRKSNGCQETDNNNSDFNVLSGVALVARNSSSASNVCSGGITLSINDVTVTEGNSGTTTATFTVSLSAPAGAGGVTFDLATADNTATTANNDYVARTLTGQTIPSGSSSYTFSVMVNGDTTAESNETFFVNVTSVVGATLADGQGTGTINNDDVVITTRIRDIQGSVHISPLNGTAVTNIPGIVTALRATGFYMQDDTPDANDATSEGIFVFTSSAPTVSVGASVLVNGTVTEYRAGANGLTLTEITSPSVTTLSTGNTLPAAIVIGSGGRVPPTTVINDDGTGNIESSGTFDVATDGIDFYESLEGMRVQINNAVVVGPRVEYTGTTPNREIPVIGDNGASASIRTTRGGIVIRSSDYNPERIILNDLITGVSPLPVANVGDSFATVVGVIDYNFDNYKLQVTTLPTLVSGGLAQETTTAQTGSQFSIATFNVENLDPNDGAAKFAGLAALIVTNLRSPDIIAVEEVQDNNGATNDAVVTANTTWSTLINAIATAGGPTYQYRDINPVDDQDGGEPGGNIRQGFLFRTDRGLAFVDRAGGTSTATTTVNNVGGVPQLSYSPGRIDPSNAAFSASRKPLAGEFTFGGATLFVIANHWNSKGGDMPLYGYTQPPTLTSESQRVQQATVVRDFVLNILAIDANARVVVLGDLNDFEFSTPLTTIKNSGMMSDMLEVLAQNERYSYIYQGNSQALEHILVTSALASRRQRVDVVHVNAEFVTRWSDHDPMVAVFDLSAPTAVTLSQFDAHANDARVSVVVLFALVGAGASIIAWLSERGRKPSP, from the coding sequence ATGAGAACGCGAACGTTGCCCAGGTGGACAGTGCGACAGGCGCTGTTTGTACTTGTCGCCGGCATTGTGCTCGGAATTGCTGGCTCAACGCCAAGTGAAACCCAAGCCTTGTCAACGAACATTGTCATCAGCCAAGTGTACGGTGGTGGTGGCGGCTCGGGCTATTATTTGTATGACTATGTAGAGTTATTCAATCTAGGGACATCAGCGGCTTCACTGACCGGCTGGTCCCTTCAGTACGGTTCGGCGACGGGAAACTTTGGTAGTAGTTCGTCCAATATCTATGCCTTTCCGGCCGGCACAACCATCCAACCCGGGCGGTATTTGTTGGTCCAGTTGGGTTCTGCCGGCTCATCGGGTGCCAATCTGCCCGTAACACCTGACCTAATTACCACCAACTTGAGTATGTCTCAAGCAAGTGGCAAGGTCGCATTAGCCAGCATTACCTCAGCACTTGGATGTGGTGCGACAGCAACTCCTTGTGCTCTTCCGAATGCCAACATTGTTGACCTGGTTTCGTATGGCGCGGCAAACAACGCTGAAGGCGGAGCAACGATCAACAACAATACCGCATTGACTAATCAACAAGGCGGTGTGCGGAAATCGAACGGTTGTCAGGAGACCGATAACAATAATAGCGATTTCAATGTCTTGAGCGGCGTGGCTCTCGTTGCGCGCAACTCTTCTTCAGCATCAAACGTTTGTTCGGGCGGCATTACTCTCTCGATCAACGACGTCACCGTGACCGAAGGGAATAGCGGAACGACGACCGCGACTTTTACCGTCAGTCTCTCCGCGCCGGCGGGCGCGGGCGGCGTCACGTTCGACCTTGCTACGGCAGACAACACGGCGACGACCGCGAACAATGACTATGTGGCGCGAACGTTGACCGGTCAAACGATTCCGTCAGGCAGTTCCAGTTACACGTTTAGTGTGATGGTCAACGGTGACACCACGGCTGAATCGAATGAAACCTTTTTCGTCAATGTGACGAGTGTCGTCGGCGCGACGCTCGCCGATGGTCAAGGCACTGGCACGATCAACAACGACGATGTCGTCATCACCACGCGCATTCGCGACATTCAAGGTTCGGTGCACATCTCGCCTTTGAACGGCACTGCTGTGACGAACATCCCCGGCATCGTGACCGCATTGCGCGCGACCGGTTTTTACATGCAAGACGATACGCCCGACGCGAACGATGCAACGTCGGAAGGTATTTTTGTTTTCACCTCGTCCGCGCCGACTGTCAGCGTGGGCGCAAGTGTGTTGGTCAACGGCACGGTGACCGAGTACCGCGCCGGCGCGAACGGACTCACGTTGACCGAGATCACCTCGCCGAGTGTCACGACGCTTTCGACCGGCAACACGCTTCCTGCCGCGATCGTTATCGGCAGTGGCGGACGCGTGCCGCCGACGACCGTAATCAATGATGATGGCACCGGGAATATCGAGTCCAGCGGCACGTTCGACGTTGCGACGGATGGCATTGACTTTTACGAATCGCTCGAAGGGATGCGCGTGCAGATCAATAACGCGGTGGTCGTTGGACCGCGCGTAGAATACACTGGGACGACACCCAACCGCGAGATTCCGGTCATCGGCGACAACGGCGCGAGCGCGAGCATCCGCACCACGCGCGGCGGCATCGTCATTCGCTCGAGCGACTATAATCCCGAACGCATCATCTTGAACGATCTCATTACCGGTGTGTCACCTTTGCCGGTCGCGAACGTGGGCGATAGTTTTGCGACGGTTGTCGGCGTGATAGACTATAACTTTGACAATTACAAACTCCAAGTCACGACGCTGCCTACGCTGGTGTCCGGCGGATTGGCGCAAGAGACGACGACCGCGCAAACCGGCAGTCAGTTTTCCATCGCGACGTTCAACGTCGAGAACCTCGACCCGAACGATGGCGCGGCAAAATTCGCCGGACTCGCCGCGCTCATCGTCACGAATCTGAGATCACCGGATATCATCGCGGTCGAAGAAGTGCAAGACAACAACGGCGCGACGAATGATGCGGTCGTGACTGCTAACACAACGTGGAGCACGCTCATCAACGCGATTGCGACTGCCGGAGGTCCGACGTACCAGTATCGCGATATCAATCCGGTGGACGATCAAGATGGCGGCGAACCTGGCGGCAACATTCGCCAAGGTTTTCTGTTCCGCACCGATCGCGGCTTGGCGTTCGTAGATCGCGCGGGCGGCACTTCGACCGCCACAACGACCGTCAATAATGTGGGCGGTGTGCCGCAGTTGTCGTACAGCCCAGGACGCATTGATCCTAGTAACGCGGCGTTCAGCGCGAGCCGCAAGCCGCTCGCCGGCGAATTCACGTTCGGCGGCGCGACGCTCTTTGTCATTGCCAATCACTGGAATTCGAAAGGCGGCGACATGCCGCTGTACGGATACACGCAGCCGCCCACACTCACTTCGGAATCGCAACGCGTGCAACAGGCAACCGTCGTGCGCGATTTCGTTTTGAACATTCTGGCGATTGATGCGAACGCGCGCGTCGTCGTCCTGGGTGACTTGAATGATTTCGAATTTTCGACGCCGCTGACGACGATCAAGAACAGCGGCATGATGAGCGATATGCTCGAGGTCTTGGCGCAGAACGAACGCTACTCGTACATTTATCAAGGCAACTCGCAGGCGTTGGAGCATATTCTCGTGACGTCGGCGCTCGCTTCTCGTCGCCAACGCGTAGACGTGGTTCACGTCAATGCCGAGTTTGTGACGCGGTGGAGCGATCACGATCCCATGGTCGCGGTCTTCGATCTGTCCGCGCCGACGGCGGTCACGTTGTCCCAGTTTGACGCGCACGCGAACGACGCGCGCGTGAGCGTCGTCGTGCTGTTCGCGCTCGTCGGGGCAGGGGCGAGCATCATCGCATGGCTAAGCGAGCGCGGGCGCAAACCCAGTCCCTAG